A DNA window from Mycobacterium sp. IDR2000157661 contains the following coding sequences:
- a CDS encoding virulence factor Mce family protein: MSTIFSNVKMPALTRATVIIGALILVVAIVAAFVGYQLYKRMTTNTVVAYFTDTLALYPGDKVTIMGVQVGTIDSIDPAGDKMKVTFNYDESHKVPANVTASILNPSLVSSRNIQLSPPYTGGPALEDGAVIPLERTQVPVEYDELRNAVDRVLTDLGPTPEQPRGPLGDVIESAADGFAGKGEQLNRTLTNLSEALFTLNEGRDDFFSVIKSLALFVNALYQSDQQFVALNNDLAEFTSAFTNTDREVANALQDLNQLLSTTRSFLDENAEVLTTDINNLAEATTAILQPEPRDGLETALHIFPNLGANLVNIASPVTGGVNSYAVINNFANPLQFICSAIQAGSRLGYQESAEMCAQYLAPILDAIKFNFPFFGVNQFSSAMTLPKQIAYSEPRLQPPPGYKDTTVPGIWSRDTLFSHGNHEPGWVAAPGMQGVDVQPFTANMMTPECLAELMGGPNCVVGAAPPAFGTTRDGNLPGPPNAFDQNNPLPPPWYPQPGPPPPPAPGVIPGDPGGTVMSAPVGPGPAPAPAAPAGPPLPAEAGR, translated from the coding sequence ATGTCGACGATCTTCAGCAACGTGAAGATGCCCGCTCTTACCCGCGCCACCGTCATCATCGGTGCGTTGATTCTGGTGGTGGCGATAGTGGCCGCGTTCGTCGGCTACCAGCTGTACAAGCGGATGACGACGAACACCGTCGTCGCCTACTTCACCGACACCCTGGCGCTGTATCCGGGCGACAAGGTGACCATCATGGGTGTGCAGGTCGGCACGATCGATTCGATCGACCCGGCCGGTGACAAGATGAAGGTCACCTTCAACTATGACGAGTCCCACAAGGTGCCCGCCAACGTCACCGCGTCGATCCTGAACCCGAGCCTGGTGTCGTCGCGCAACATCCAGCTGTCCCCGCCCTACACCGGCGGTCCGGCGCTGGAGGACGGCGCCGTCATTCCGCTGGAACGGACCCAGGTACCCGTCGAGTACGACGAACTGCGCAACGCGGTCGACCGCGTTCTCACCGATCTGGGGCCGACGCCCGAGCAGCCCCGGGGGCCGCTGGGTGACGTCATCGAGTCGGCCGCCGACGGGTTCGCGGGCAAGGGTGAACAGCTCAACCGGACGCTCACCAATCTGTCCGAGGCGCTGTTCACGCTCAACGAGGGCCGCGACGACTTCTTCAGCGTGATCAAGAGCCTCGCGCTGTTCGTCAACGCGCTGTACCAGAGCGACCAGCAGTTCGTCGCGCTGAACAACGACCTCGCCGAGTTCACCAGCGCGTTCACCAACACCGACCGCGAGGTCGCGAACGCGCTGCAGGATCTCAACCAGTTGCTGTCGACCACCCGCAGCTTCCTCGACGAGAACGCCGAGGTGCTGACCACTGACATCAACAACCTCGCCGAGGCCACCACCGCAATCCTGCAGCCGGAACCGCGCGACGGCCTGGAGACCGCTCTGCACATCTTCCCGAACCTCGGTGCGAATTTGGTGAATATCGCTTCGCCGGTCACCGGTGGCGTAAACAGCTACGCCGTCATCAACAACTTCGCCAACCCGTTGCAGTTCATCTGTAGCGCAATTCAGGCGGGCAGCCGGCTGGGTTACCAGGAGTCGGCCGAGATGTGCGCGCAATACCTGGCGCCGATTCTGGACGCGATCAAGTTCAACTTCCCGTTCTTCGGCGTCAACCAGTTCAGCTCCGCGATGACGCTGCCCAAGCAGATCGCCTACTCCGAGCCGAGGCTGCAGCCGCCGCCGGGCTATAAGGACACTACGGTGCCCGGCATCTGGTCGCGCGACACCCTGTTCAGCCACGGCAACCACGAGCCTGGCTGGGTCGCCGCGCCCGGTATGCAGGGCGTCGACGTGCAGCCGTTCACGGCGAACATGATGACCCCGGAGTGCCTCGCGGAGCTGATGGGTGGACCCAACTGCGTCGTGGGCGCCGCGCCGCCGGCCTTCGGCACCACCCGCGACGGCAACTTGCCGGGACCGCCGAACGCGTTCGATCAGAACAATCCGCTGCCGCCGCCGTGGTATCCGCAGCCCGGGCCGCCGCCGCCACCTGCGCCGGGCGTCATCCCCGGAGACCCGGGTGGCACCGTGATGTCGGCGCCGGTCGGACCGGGCCCGGCTCCCGCCCCCGCAGCACCGGCCGGGCCGCCGCTACCCGCCGAGGCAGGCCGGTGA
- a CDS encoding virulence factor Mce family protein gives MTARKWSRMARRIVAFGAIALVLSSCSSWKGIANVPLPGGPGTGEDAMTIYVQMPDTLALNVNSRVRVADVYVGRVRAIELKNWVATLTLDLEPGLKLPENTLAAIGQTSLLGSQHIELEEPPNPSTQPLTDGDTIPLRNASAFPTTERVLASIASILQGGGVQNLEVIQTEIYNLLNGRADQVREFLNKLDTFTDELNQQRQDITRAIDSTDRLLSIVASRNDTLDRVLTEFPPLIEHFAETRDLFADAVVALGRVSVAAENALAPASDDLNTNLQNLQRPLKQLGRASPYLIGALKLMLTAPFSIENVPKVIRGDYLNASLTVDLTLSSIDNAVLSGTGLSGMLRALEQAWGRDPATMIPDVRFVPNPHNAPNGPLVERGE, from the coding sequence ATGACCGCGCGTAAATGGAGCAGGATGGCCAGGCGCATCGTCGCGTTCGGCGCCATCGCTCTGGTCCTGAGCTCGTGCTCGTCGTGGAAGGGCATCGCGAACGTGCCGCTGCCCGGGGGTCCGGGCACCGGCGAGGACGCGATGACGATCTACGTTCAGATGCCGGATACGTTGGCGCTCAACGTCAACAGCCGCGTCCGGGTCGCCGACGTGTACGTCGGCCGGGTGCGCGCGATCGAGCTGAAGAACTGGGTCGCGACATTGACCCTGGATCTGGAGCCCGGCCTCAAGCTGCCGGAGAACACGCTGGCGGCTATCGGGCAGACCAGCCTGCTGGGCTCGCAGCACATCGAACTCGAGGAACCGCCCAACCCGTCGACGCAACCCTTGACCGACGGTGACACGATCCCGCTGCGCAACGCGTCGGCCTTTCCCACCACCGAGCGGGTGCTGGCGAGCATCGCGTCCATCCTGCAGGGCGGCGGGGTGCAGAACCTCGAGGTCATCCAGACCGAGATCTACAACCTGCTCAACGGCCGGGCGGACCAGGTCCGGGAGTTCCTCAACAAGCTGGACACGTTCACCGACGAGTTGAACCAGCAGCGCCAGGACATTACCCGCGCCATCGACTCGACCGACCGGCTGCTGTCCATCGTCGCTTCGCGCAACGACACGCTGGACCGGGTGCTCACCGAGTTCCCGCCGCTGATCGAGCATTTCGCCGAGACGCGCGACCTGTTCGCCGACGCGGTGGTGGCGCTGGGACGCGTCAGCGTCGCGGCCGAGAACGCGCTGGCGCCGGCGAGCGACGACCTCAACACCAACCTGCAGAACCTGCAGCGGCCGCTCAAGCAGCTGGGCCGGGCGTCGCCATACCTGATCGGCGCGCTCAAGCTGATGCTCACGGCGCCGTTCTCTATTGAGAACGTGCCGAAGGTGATCCGCGGCGACTACCTCAACGCGTCGCTGACGGTGGACTTGACACTTTCGTCGATCGACAATGCAGTACTGTCGGGCACGGGCCTTTCCGGCATGCTGCGCGCACTGGAGCAGGCGTGGGGCCGCGACCCGGCGACGATGATCCCGGATGTGCGGTTCGTGCCGAACCCGCACAACGCACCGAACGGGCCGCTCGTGGAGAGGGGTGAGTGA
- a CDS encoding MCE family protein, with protein MLTRFIKIQLVLFTILTIVALVVLGWYYLRIPSLVGIGQYELKAQLPRSGGLYATANVTYRGTQIGKVTAVEPTERGALATMSIDERYRIPADASANVHSVSAIGEQYLDLVSTGDPNEYLEPGTTITDSTVPSEVGPALDAANNALAELPQEKIDVLLTETSQAVGGLGPALQRLVESTTTLAQGFQENLPQVNDLIENAGPLLQSQVDSGDNIAQWSRNLNVIAAQAAEQDAALRSGLQQAAPTLDQVNSVFSGVREALPQTLANVAIVADMLKRYNKGLEQSLVLLPQGAAVAQAGTLFEGYGQLPLAIGAINQPPPCLTGFLPASEWRSPADTSMAELPRGTYCKIPKDYQGNVVRGARNYPCADVPGKRAATPRECRSPEPYVPLGTNPWYGDPNQVLSCPAPAARCDQGVNPGRGVMQAPSVNNGNNPAPADELPPPNSSAPISDPLSPPGEGSVRCSGQQPNPCIYTPAPGPPGSTAVYSPQSGQVVGPDGVRYNVSNSINTGDDGWKEMLAPAG; from the coding sequence GTGCTGACCAGGTTCATCAAGATCCAGCTGGTGCTGTTCACCATCCTGACTATCGTCGCGCTCGTGGTATTGGGCTGGTACTATCTGCGCATCCCCAGCCTGGTCGGCATCGGGCAGTACGAGCTCAAGGCGCAGCTGCCCCGCTCGGGCGGCCTGTACGCAACGGCCAACGTGACCTATCGCGGCACCCAAATCGGCAAGGTGACGGCGGTGGAGCCCACCGAGCGGGGCGCGTTGGCGACGATGAGCATCGACGAACGGTACAGGATCCCGGCGGATGCAAGCGCCAACGTGCACTCGGTGTCGGCGATCGGCGAGCAGTATCTGGACCTGGTGTCGACCGGTGATCCCAACGAGTACCTGGAACCGGGTACGACGATCACCGACAGCACCGTGCCCAGCGAGGTGGGACCGGCCCTGGACGCGGCCAACAATGCCCTGGCAGAGCTGCCGCAGGAGAAGATCGACGTCCTGCTGACGGAGACGTCGCAGGCGGTCGGCGGGCTGGGCCCGGCGCTGCAGCGGCTCGTCGAGTCGACGACGACCCTCGCCCAGGGCTTCCAGGAGAACCTCCCGCAGGTCAACGACCTCATCGAGAACGCGGGACCGCTCCTGCAGAGCCAGGTCGACTCCGGCGACAACATCGCGCAGTGGTCGCGCAACCTGAACGTGATCGCCGCCCAGGCAGCCGAGCAGGACGCGGCGCTGCGCAGCGGCCTGCAGCAGGCGGCGCCGACGCTGGACCAGGTGAACTCCGTGTTCAGCGGGGTGCGCGAAGCGCTGCCGCAGACGCTGGCCAACGTGGCGATCGTGGCCGACATGCTCAAGCGCTACAACAAGGGCCTCGAGCAGTCGCTAGTTCTCTTGCCGCAGGGCGCGGCGGTGGCGCAGGCGGGCACGTTGTTCGAGGGCTACGGCCAGTTGCCGCTCGCGATAGGTGCGATCAACCAGCCGCCGCCGTGTCTGACAGGTTTCCTGCCCGCCTCGGAGTGGCGCTCACCGGCCGACACCAGCATGGCGGAGCTGCCCCGCGGGACCTACTGCAAGATCCCGAAGGATTATCAGGGCAACGTGGTGCGCGGCGCGCGCAACTATCCGTGCGCCGACGTGCCGGGCAAGCGGGCGGCGACCCCGCGGGAATGCCGCAGCCCCGAGCCGTACGTGCCGCTGGGCACCAACCCGTGGTACGGCGACCCCAACCAGGTGTTGTCGTGCCCGGCCCCGGCGGCGCGTTGCGACCAGGGGGTGAACCCCGGCCGGGGCGTGATGCAGGCCCCGTCGGTGAACAACGGCAATAACCCGGCACCCGCCGACGAGTTGCCGCCGCCCAACTCGTCGGCGCCGATCAGCGACCCGCTGAGCCCCCCCGGCGAGGGCTCGGTGCGCTGCAGCGGGCAGCAACCCAATCCGTGCATCTACACTCCGGCACCGGGGCCTCCCGGCTCCACGGCGGTGTACAGCCCACAGAGCGGCCAGGTGGTCGGACCCGACGGCGTCAGGTACAACGTCAGCAACTCGATCAACACAGGAGACGACGGATGGAAGGAGATGCTGGCACCAGCCGGCTGA
- a CDS encoding RDD family protein: protein MTAVLDSTTDTTVPEAVTADPVAPWVARVGAFAIDVGTGVAVVATMAVVALTAPQGSSLWWVCTVTAALAVLAMAVNRWVLPAVKGFSLGRAVFGIAVRSGDGAPVGMWRLLGRDAAHLLDTAALFLGWLWPLWDRRRRTFADLLLRTEVRPVPPPARDVRRWTAIALVVATLLCMVAVALSYAVVYRHERAVDDTRRQIAEQGPRIVEQMLSYQDQTLQQDFSNAQSLTTEAYRPQLIAQQQAVQQSGVVSNEYFAVSSAVLSATPDTASMLMAMQGQRGADAKDLKFITATVRVDFEQAPDGKWLVSNLNVLKKPMMNAQGQ, encoded by the coding sequence GTGACCGCGGTACTGGACAGCACGACCGACACGACGGTGCCCGAGGCGGTCACCGCCGACCCGGTCGCACCCTGGGTGGCGCGCGTCGGCGCTTTCGCGATCGACGTCGGCACCGGCGTCGCCGTCGTCGCGACGATGGCGGTGGTGGCGCTCACCGCACCGCAGGGCAGTTCGCTGTGGTGGGTGTGCACGGTGACCGCCGCCCTGGCGGTGCTGGCGATGGCCGTCAACCGTTGGGTCCTGCCGGCGGTCAAGGGCTTCAGCCTGGGCCGGGCGGTGTTCGGGATCGCGGTCAGATCCGGCGACGGCGCCCCCGTCGGAATGTGGCGGCTGCTCGGGCGCGACGCGGCACACCTGCTGGACACCGCGGCGCTGTTCCTCGGCTGGCTGTGGCCGCTGTGGGACCGGCGCCGCCGCACCTTCGCCGACCTGCTGTTGCGTACGGAGGTTCGGCCGGTGCCACCGCCCGCCCGAGATGTGCGCCGCTGGACCGCCATCGCGCTGGTGGTGGCGACGCTGTTGTGCATGGTGGCGGTCGCACTGAGCTACGCGGTGGTGTACCGCCATGAGCGCGCCGTCGACGACACCCGCCGCCAGATCGCCGAGCAGGGCCCGCGCATCGTCGAACAGATGCTGAGCTATCAGGATCAGACACTGCAGCAGGACTTCTCGAATGCGCAGTCGCTGACCACCGAGGCATACCGTCCGCAGCTGATCGCCCAGCAACAGGCCGTGCAGCAGTCCGGAGTCGTGTCCAACGAGTACTTCGCGGTGAGCAGCGCGGTGCTGTCGGCGACCCCGGACACGGCCTCGATGCTGATGGCGATGCAAGGTCAGCGCGGTGCCGATGCCAAGGATCTGAAGTTCATCACCGCCACGGTGCGGGTGGACTTCGAGCAGGCGCCGGACGGCAAGTGGTTGGTGAGCAACCTCAACGTGCTGAAGAAGCCCATGATGAATGCGCAGGGACAGTGA
- a CDS encoding mammalian cell entry protein: MSPRRRVAADEPDFFENRPKPPRRWGLPIVATVASVLMAAAITVGSLILVSHQRDRSEQIRDAAAIGYVSEFMITYTTLDPFNANAYVDRIQAKGTGEFAEMFKQKEPEILIQVARAEPTTGEVVAAGVQRWNDNGSADILVATKVTSKSPDGKTTVESGNRWVATATMEGQQWKISQLIQVI, translated from the coding sequence GTGAGCCCCCGGCGCAGGGTCGCGGCCGACGAGCCGGACTTCTTCGAGAACCGGCCGAAGCCGCCTCGCCGCTGGGGGCTGCCGATCGTCGCCACGGTGGCATCGGTGTTGATGGCGGCTGCGATCACCGTCGGCAGCCTGATACTCGTCAGCCACCAGCGTGACCGCAGTGAACAGATCAGGGACGCCGCCGCGATCGGTTATGTCAGCGAGTTCATGATCACCTACACGACGTTGGACCCGTTCAACGCCAACGCCTATGTGGACCGGATCCAGGCCAAGGGCACCGGCGAGTTCGCCGAGATGTTCAAGCAGAAGGAGCCCGAGATCCTGATCCAGGTCGCCCGCGCGGAGCCGACGACCGGCGAGGTGGTGGCCGCCGGGGTGCAGCGATGGAACGACAACGGCAGCGCCGACATCCTCGTCGCGACCAAGGTGACCAGCAAGTCGCCCGACGGAAAGACCACCGTGGAAAGCGGAAACCGTTGGGTCGCAACGGCAACCATGGAAGGACAGCAGTGGAAGATCAGCCAGCTGATTCAGGTGATCTGA
- a CDS encoding mammalian cell entry protein produces the protein MEDQPADSGDLTTETSDAAAPTVTDVHPTTTEEPAAAPQQRRRRFSLRRRAKAGEPAAEAATDSSSEEAAGDTVAVEEPKPAPKVPVGKAARTKVDATEEAEPPTEEPEPSAGAPDDPAEAPEPEEQPLQEVTFVPHRPASKRLLVTTAAAGVLFVGAAAFAGATLQPYLAERAEVDIKLDVARTAASAISTLWTYTPDNMESLPERSAGFLGGDFAYEYSKYIDAIVAPNKQAQVTNTTDVLGAAVETLTPSEATAIVYTNSVATSPMTKNIPSLRYLSYRLTMERQDAKWLITKMSTVTSLDLTPQL, from the coding sequence GTGGAAGATCAGCCAGCTGATTCAGGTGATCTGACCACCGAGACATCCGATGCGGCCGCACCCACGGTCACGGATGTGCACCCGACGACGACCGAGGAGCCGGCTGCGGCCCCGCAGCAGCGTCGTCGGAGATTCTCGTTGCGTCGCAGGGCGAAGGCCGGCGAGCCCGCGGCCGAGGCGGCGACCGACTCGTCTTCCGAGGAAGCTGCCGGGGACACGGTGGCGGTCGAGGAGCCGAAGCCGGCGCCGAAGGTGCCCGTCGGCAAGGCTGCGCGAACCAAGGTCGATGCCACCGAAGAAGCCGAACCGCCGACCGAAGAACCCGAGCCGTCGGCCGGAGCGCCCGACGACCCGGCCGAGGCGCCCGAGCCCGAGGAACAGCCGCTACAGGAGGTGACTTTCGTCCCGCACCGGCCGGCCTCCAAGCGCTTGCTCGTCACGACCGCTGCGGCGGGTGTCCTGTTCGTCGGCGCCGCCGCATTCGCCGGGGCGACCCTGCAGCCGTACCTCGCCGAGCGTGCGGAGGTCGACATCAAACTCGACGTGGCACGCACGGCCGCAAGCGCCATCTCGACGCTGTGGACGTACACGCCCGACAACATGGAAAGCCTGCCGGAACGGTCGGCCGGCTTCCTCGGCGGTGACTTCGCCTACGAGTACAGCAAGTACATCGACGCGATCGTCGCGCCGAACAAGCAGGCTCAGGTCACCAACACGACGGACGTGCTCGGCGCGGCGGTGGAGACACTGACGCCATCGGAAGCCACCGCGATCGTGTACACCAACTCGGTGGCCACCAGCCCGATGACCAAGAACATCCCGTCGCTGCGGTACCTGTCCTACCGGTTGACCATGGAGCGCCAGGATGCGAAGTGGTTGATCACCAAGATGTCGACCGTCACCTCGTTGGACCTGACGCCGCAGCTGTAG
- a CDS encoding SDR family NAD(P)-dependent oxidoreductase produces the protein MPSVLVTGASRGIGRAIVEHLASRGWDVVAGVRTEQDAQAVTALDPDRISAVLLDVTDADHIAELPSALPARLDAVVNNAGVVVGGPMETVTPDQWRKQLEINVVGQLAVTQAVLPRLRESRGRVVFISSVNGRLSMPLIGAYAASKFALEAAADALRMELRPWRIPVVIIEPAQTDTDMWRTADTMVDELAGAMRTEHRQLYAKHIAGWRKMVPVSQRLAVPTAKVCAVVEQALTARRPRARYVVGLGPRLQAALMTNMPTGLRDTVLRKVSGQP, from the coding sequence ATGCCGTCAGTTCTTGTCACCGGGGCGTCGCGAGGTATCGGTAGGGCGATCGTCGAACATCTCGCGTCGCGCGGATGGGACGTCGTCGCGGGCGTGCGCACCGAGCAGGATGCCCAGGCGGTCACCGCACTGGACCCCGACCGCATCTCGGCGGTGCTGCTCGACGTCACCGACGCCGACCACATCGCCGAACTGCCGTCGGCGTTGCCCGCCCGCCTGGACGCGGTGGTCAACAACGCCGGCGTGGTGGTCGGCGGACCGATGGAGACGGTGACTCCGGACCAGTGGCGAAAGCAGTTGGAGATCAACGTGGTCGGACAACTCGCGGTGACCCAGGCGGTGCTGCCGCGGCTACGCGAGTCGCGCGGCCGCGTGGTGTTCATCTCGAGTGTCAACGGGCGGCTGTCGATGCCGCTCATCGGCGCCTATGCGGCGAGCAAGTTCGCGCTGGAGGCGGCCGCCGACGCGCTGCGCATGGAGTTGCGGCCGTGGCGGATCCCGGTCGTCATCATCGAGCCCGCACAGACCGACACCGACATGTGGCGCACCGCAGACACCATGGTCGACGAGCTGGCGGGCGCGATGCGGACCGAACACCGCCAGCTCTACGCCAAACACATCGCGGGCTGGCGGAAGATGGTGCCGGTGTCGCAGCGCCTGGCGGTACCGACGGCGAAGGTCTGCGCGGTCGTCGAGCAGGCGCTGACCGCGCGCCGGCCCCGCGCCCGCTACGTCGTCGGCCTCGGTCCGCGACTGCAGGCCGCGCTGATGACCAACATGCCGACCGGGCTGCGCGACACGGTGCTGCGCAAGGTGTCCGGCCAGCCGTAG
- a CDS encoding fructosamine kinase family protein, whose protein sequence is MPPFVKRDAGAPAGFFACEAAGLQWLSAAPGGVPCATVLAVDDTGLTLERLTSATPTRAAAQDFGRRLARTHDAGAGAFGAAPDGWSGPGFFGPLHQPLPMSLTGHDRWGAFYARERLAPMAALAAGRLDAPTRAAVTAVIDRCESGDFDDDDPPARLHGDLWSGNVMWTRAGAVLIDPAAHGGHRETDLAMLALFGCPHLDTVLGGYQQRRPLRDGWQARVGLYQLYPLLAHVVLFGGGYAGQTAAAARAAVAA, encoded by the coding sequence ATGCCGCCGTTCGTCAAGCGTGACGCGGGCGCGCCCGCCGGGTTCTTCGCCTGCGAAGCCGCAGGGCTGCAATGGCTTTCGGCCGCGCCGGGCGGTGTGCCCTGTGCGACCGTGTTGGCGGTCGATGACACCGGGCTCACCCTCGAACGGCTGACGAGCGCCACCCCGACCCGGGCCGCTGCACAGGACTTCGGCCGTCGGTTGGCCCGGACCCACGATGCGGGCGCGGGCGCGTTCGGCGCCGCACCCGACGGCTGGAGCGGGCCGGGCTTCTTCGGCCCGCTGCACCAGCCGCTGCCGATGTCGCTCACCGGTCATGACCGGTGGGGTGCGTTCTACGCTCGCGAACGGTTGGCGCCGATGGCCGCACTGGCGGCCGGCAGGCTCGACGCACCCACCCGCGCGGCTGTCACAGCCGTGATCGACAGGTGTGAATCCGGTGACTTCGACGACGACGACCCGCCCGCACGCCTGCACGGCGACCTGTGGAGCGGCAACGTCATGTGGACACGCGCAGGGGCGGTGCTCATCGACCCCGCCGCACACGGCGGCCACCGGGAGACCGACCTGGCGATGCTCGCGCTGTTCGGCTGCCCGCACCTGGACACAGTGCTGGGCGGCTACCAGCAGCGACGCCCGCTACGCGACGGGTGGCAGGCGCGGGTCGGCCTGTACCAGCTGTATCCGCTGCTGGCGCACGTCGTGCTGTTCGGCGGTGGTTACGCTGGGCAAACGGCCGCCGCCGCGCGAGCCGCCGTCGCGGCGTGA
- a CDS encoding phosphodiester glycosidase family protein has protein sequence MLTTTAITRRIAASAAVLLMCAAMSFTAGAPTGHAANARELLANAIATTRGSYLVYNFGGGHPAPMLNAGGNWYEMTSGGHLMIIKSASTRLAPRLLVDSHNGFQARCERDPRARTGEGLLQASEIFTPLQAWQALGQPTIAINANFFDVRGQRGGSWKTTGCSSPLGAYVDNTHGQGRANAAVTGRVAYAGKQGLSGGNEHWKALSTMILPVGGAPYVVPPAGPDDYDAASPVVERLVDEGTRFVAVAGIGLLAPGDTGQLNDGGPSAARTALAYAKDKDEMYVFQGGSYTPDQVQDLFRGLGSDAAVLLDGGGSSAIVLRRDTGGMWTGAGVPRGSCDTRQVLCDSRERALPSWLAFN, from the coding sequence GTGTTGACGACCACCGCAATCACCCGCAGAATCGCGGCATCCGCCGCGGTGCTGCTGATGTGCGCGGCGATGTCGTTCACCGCGGGCGCGCCGACCGGGCACGCCGCGAACGCACGCGAGTTGCTCGCCAACGCGATCGCCACCACCCGCGGGTCCTACCTCGTGTACAACTTCGGCGGCGGCCATCCCGCGCCGATGCTCAACGCGGGCGGCAACTGGTACGAGATGACCAGCGGCGGACACCTGATGATCATCAAGTCCGCCTCCACCCGGCTCGCACCGCGGCTGCTTGTCGACTCTCACAACGGTTTTCAGGCGCGCTGCGAGCGTGACCCCCGGGCCCGCACCGGCGAGGGTCTGTTGCAGGCCTCGGAGATCTTCACCCCGCTGCAGGCCTGGCAGGCACTCGGTCAGCCGACGATCGCGATCAACGCCAACTTCTTCGACGTGCGCGGCCAGCGGGGCGGATCCTGGAAGACGACGGGCTGCAGTTCGCCGCTCGGCGCATATGTCGACAACACACACGGGCAGGGCCGGGCCAACGCCGCAGTCACTGGCAGGGTCGCGTATGCCGGTAAGCAGGGTCTGTCCGGGGGCAACGAACACTGGAAGGCGTTGTCGACGATGATCCTGCCGGTCGGCGGTGCGCCCTATGTGGTGCCGCCTGCCGGCCCCGACGACTACGACGCGGCATCCCCCGTGGTGGAACGTCTTGTCGACGAGGGCACTCGGTTCGTCGCGGTCGCAGGCATCGGCCTGCTGGCTCCCGGCGACACCGGTCAGCTCAACGACGGTGGTCCCAGCGCCGCGCGCACGGCCCTCGCGTACGCCAAGGACAAGGACGAGATGTACGTGTTCCAGGGCGGCAGCTACACGCCCGACCAGGTGCAGGACCTGTTCCGCGGCCTTGGCAGCGACGCCGCGGTGCTGCTCGACGGCGGCGGGTCGTCGGCCATCGTGCTGCGCCGCGACACCGGTGGCATGTGGACGGGCGCGGGCGTGCCGCGCGGATCCTGCGACACCCGTCAGGTGTTGTGCGACTCGCGAGAGCGCGCGTTGCCGAGCTGGCTGGCATTCAACTGA
- a CDS encoding GlsB/YeaQ/YmgE family stress response membrane protein, which yields MIGTILSALVVGLIVGALARLIMPGKQNIGVIMTIVLGALGSFVGTWLTYQLGYSNSNGGFEIIPFLVGIIVAIVLIAVYIGITGRRSSRAPGSNVR from the coding sequence ATGATCGGAACCATCCTCAGTGCCCTCGTCGTCGGTTTGATCGTGGGCGCGCTCGCGCGGCTCATCATGCCCGGCAAGCAGAACATCGGCGTGATCATGACGATCGTGCTGGGTGCGCTCGGATCCTTTGTCGGCACCTGGCTGACCTACCAGCTCGGTTACTCCAACTCCAACGGCGGGTTCGAGATCATCCCGTTCCTGGTGGGCATCATCGTCGCGATCGTGCTCATCGCGGTCTACATCGGGATCACGGGTCGTCGCAGCAGCCGCGCACCGGGGAGTAACGTCCGCTAG